The region CGCGAAGCGATGCGGACAGCCGGACTGCCGATGACTGCCGGCAGCGCTCCAATGAACAGTATTGAGGAAGCAGTGCAGGCAGCCCGACAGATTGGTTACCCGGTTATTGTAAAGCCTGTTTCCGGCGGCGGCGGACACGGCATGTCTGTCGCCGGCAACGAGACAGAATTAATCAGCGCGATCACGAAATTTGCCAATTTCACTATGTCCGGTACAGCGTTTTATCTGGAAAAATATATTAGTTGCGCCCGGCATATTGAAGTGCAAATTGTCGCAGATAATTATGGTCACGTTATCCATCTTGGCGAACGCGAATGCTCACTGCAGCGCCGCAACCAGAAAATCCTGGAGGAATCCCCCTCTTGCGCTCTGGTCCCGGCCATGCGGCAAAAAGTCGGCGAATTAGCAGTTCAAGCCGCCAAGAGTGTTCACTATACCAATATCGGCACTGTCGAATTTCTTATGGATAACGCCGGCAATTTCTACTTCATGGAAATAAATCCGCGTATTCAGGTTGAGCATGCGATAACCGAAATGGTTACCGGTATTGACCTGGCAAAAACACAAATCCTGCTTGCCGCCGGCCAGCCGCTCAATATGCAACAGGAAGACATAACCGTCAATTCTCATGCCATTGAATGCCGGATTAATGCTGAGGACCCTGAATTGAATTTCCTGCCCTCCCCTGGCCAAATCGGCTTTTACCACCAGCCGGGCGGCCCCAACGTGCGTGTTGACAGCGGCGTATGCGCCGGCTCGGTCGTTCAGCCGTACTATGATTCTCTTATCGCGAAAGTCATCGCCCATGGCAAAACCCGTGGCGAAGCCATCCGGATTATGCAGCGGGCGCTTGCTGAGTTCCGCATTGACGGTATCAAAACTACCATTGACTTCCACAGGCGGCTGTTAGATAATCCCTATTTCCGTAGGGGAAATATCGATATTCAGTTTATCAGCAATCAGATGCTGGTACCCTCAGCAATCAGATAAATTTTAAGGCGGGCAAATGCCCGCCTTATTTTATATTATTGTCGCGGGCCACGCGCCAGGATGGGAGCCAGAAACTGGCCGGTATAGGACTGAGGTACGGCAGCCACGTGCTCGGGTGTGCCTTGGGCGACAACGGTCCCGCCGCGGATCCCGCCTTCCGGCCCCAGGTCAATAATATAATCAGCCGTCTTAATAACGTCCAGGTTATGTTCAATAACTACAACGGTATCGCCGCCGTCAACCAACCGCTGCAGCACTTCGAGCAGGCGGTGAATATCGGCGGTATGCAGACCGGTAGTCGGTTCGTCCAAAATATATAAAGTCTTACCTGTACTGCGGCGGGCCAATTCGGTGGCCAGCTTGATCCGCTGCGCCTCACCGCCGGATAAGGTGGTAGCCGGCTGACCAAGCTTAATATACCCTAAACCGACATCCTGCAAAATTTGCAGTTTGCGGTGGATCTTGGGGATATTCCGGAAAAACTCGACAGCTTCGTCAACAACCATGTCCAATACTTGGGAAATATTTTTGCCCTTATAGCGGACTTCCAGCGTCTCGCGGTTGTACCTGGCGCCTTTACATACCTCGCATGGCACATACACGTCAGGCAAAAAGTGCATTTCTATTTTGATAATGCCGTCCCCCTTACACGCTTCGCAACGGCCGCCTTTGACATTGAAACTGAACCGTCCCGGCCGGTAACCGCGCATTTTGGCCTCAGTCGTCTGGCTGAACACTTCGCGGATGTTATCAAACAAGCTGGTGTAAGTGGCCGGATTGGAACGCGGCGTGCGGCCAATGGGCGACTGATTAATGTCAATAATTTTGTCAATATATTCAATGCCGCGGATACTGTCATGGGCTCCCGGGCGGATGTGGCTGCCGCGGTACAGTTGACTGGCCAGCCCCTTATATAAAATTTCATTGACTAACGTACTCTTACCTGAACCCGAAACACCGGTAACAGCGGTAAATACCCCCAAGGGAAACCGCACACTTAAATTTTTAAGGTTATTTTCCTTAGCCTTAATGACCTCCAGCCACTTGCCGTTGGGCTGGCGGCGCACGGCCGGCACCGGAATGGCCTTGCGTCCGCTTAAGTACTGGCCGGTTACCGACTCGGCACATTGCTTTATCTCCTCAACCGTTCCCTGGGCCACTACTGTGCCGCCGCCGGCGCCCGCCCCCGGGCCGATGTCAATAATATGGTCGGCAGCATACATAGTATCTTCGTCATGCTCAACAACCAGCAGCGTATTACCCAGGTTTCTGAGGTGTTTTAACGTGTCAAGCAGGCGGTTGTTGTCCCGCTGATGGAGGCCGATGCTGGGCTCGTCCAGGATATAGAGAACACCGACCAGGCCGGAGCCAATCTGGGTAGCCAGCCGGATACGCTGGGCTTCACCGCCTGAGAGCGTGCCGGCCGCCCGGTCGAGTGTCAGATAGTCCAGCCCGACATTAAGCAAGAAGCCCAGCCGGGCGTTGATTTCTTTTAAAATCTGATTGGCAATGACCGCCTCGCGTTCACTGAGTTCCAGGTTGCTGAAAAACTCTTGCGAGTCGGCCACCGTCATACGGGTAACTTCATAGATGTTCCTACCGCCCACCTTAACGGCCAGCGCTTCCGGCTTAAGCCGGGCGCCCTTGCAGGACGGACACGGCTTAGAACTCATGTATTCCTCAATTTCCTCGCGGGCCCAATCGGAGGTTGATTCGCGGTGACGGCGGGACAACAGCGGAATAACACCTTCAAAGGTTGAGTGGTAGGTCTTGGACTCACCATACATGTTTTCGTAGCGGAAGGTAAATTTATCATTCCCGGCTCCCCGGAGAATAATGTCTTTCACATTGTCAGGCAGCTTTTCCCACGTATCATACAAGGTGTGTCCATACTGTCCGAGCACCGCCTCCAGTTGGCACATAAAATAGGAGTTGGCGCTTTTGCTGAGCGGCGCAATGACGCCGTCAATAAACGCCTTGCCCGGATCAGGAATGACCAGCGACGGGTCAATCTCCAGGTTATTGCCGAGACCGGTGCAATCAGGGCAGGCGCCAAACGGGCTGTTAAAGGAAAACATGCGCGGCGCAATCTCCGGCAGACTGATGCCGCAGTCGACACAGGCAAAATTTTGACTGAACATCAATTCATTTGTGCCGCCGGCATCAACATTGGCAACGCCGCCGCCCAGGTTAAGCGCCGTCTCCAGCGAGTCTGCCAGACGGGTGGCCACGCCGTCGCGCACCACAATGCGGTCAACAACCACTTCAATGGTGTGCTTTTTATTTTTTTCCAGTTTAATTTCATCGGTAATA is a window of Sporomusaceae bacterium ACPt DNA encoding:
- the accC_1 gene encoding Biotin carboxylase; this encodes MFKRLLIANRGEIAVRIIRACQELGIETVAVYSDADVDALHVKLADYAVRIGPAEAQHSYLNSAAIVEAAKTAGADAIHPGYGFLSENADFAQMVTDAGLVFVGPAAATIRQVGNKDAAREAMRTAGLPMTAGSAPMNSIEEAVQAARQIGYPVIVKPVSGGGGHGMSVAGNETELISAITKFANFTMSGTAFYLEKYISCARHIEVQIVADNYGHVIHLGERECSLQRRNQKILEESPSCALVPAMRQKVGELAVQAAKSVHYTNIGTVEFLMDNAGNFYFMEINPRIQVEHAITEMVTGIDLAKTQILLAAGQPLNMQQEDITVNSHAIECRINAEDPELNFLPSPGQIGFYHQPGGPNVRVDSGVCAGSVVQPYYDSLIAKVIAHGKTRGEAIRIMQRALAEFRIDGIKTTIDFHRRLLDNPYFRRGNIDIQFISNQMLVPSAIR
- the uvrA gene encoding UvrABC system protein A; its protein translation is MTESIIVKGARQHNLKNIDITIPRNQLVVITGLSGSGKSSLAFDTIYAEGQRRYVESLSAYARQFLGQMDKPDVDYIEGLSPAISIDQKTTSRNPRSTVGTVTEIYDYLRLLFARAGRPYCPKCGKPISQQTVEQMVDQLLALGEGARLTIMAPVVRGKKGEHQKVLEDIRKNGFVRVRVDGEIRDITDEIKLEKNKKHTIEVVVDRIVVRDGVATRLADSLETALNLGGGVANVDAGGTNELMFSQNFACVDCGISLPEIAPRMFSFNSPFGACPDCTGLGNNLEIDPSLVIPDPGKAFIDGVIAPLSKSANSYFMCQLEAVLGQYGHTLYDTWEKLPDNVKDIILRGAGNDKFTFRYENMYGESKTYHSTFEGVIPLLSRRHRESTSDWAREEIEEYMSSKPCPSCKGARLKPEALAVKVGGRNIYEVTRMTVADSQEFFSNLELSEREAVIANQILKEINARLGFLLNVGLDYLTLDRAAGTLSGGEAQRIRLATQIGSGLVGVLYILDEPSIGLHQRDNNRLLDTLKHLRNLGNTLLVVEHDEDTMYAADHIIDIGPGAGAGGGTVVAQGTVEEIKQCAESVTGQYLSGRKAIPVPAVRRQPNGKWLEVIKAKENNLKNLSVRFPLGVFTAVTGVSGSGKSTLVNEILYKGLASQLYRGSHIRPGAHDSIRGIEYIDKIIDINQSPIGRTPRSNPATYTSLFDNIREVFSQTTEAKMRGYRPGRFSFNVKGGRCEACKGDGIIKIEMHFLPDVYVPCEVCKGARYNRETLEVRYKGKNISQVLDMVVDEAVEFFRNIPKIHRKLQILQDVGLGYIKLGQPATTLSGGEAQRIKLATELARRSTGKTLYILDEPTTGLHTADIHRLLEVLQRLVDGGDTVVVIEHNLDVIKTADYIIDLGPEGGIRGGTVVAQGTPEHVAAVPQSYTGQFLAPILARGPRQ